The Glycine max cultivar Williams 82 chromosome 12, Glycine_max_v4.0, whole genome shotgun sequence genome window below encodes:
- the LOC102661326 gene encoding uncharacterized protein produces the protein MAQGSTPPDHCNLISQFLVHGFLFSSTQFQESILGLNKFLAFGGNVVAMDKDSCGVGFMAELSGMEQEETKKAFFILTVEKRVSYWRVKD, from the exons ATGGCTCAGGGTTCCACCCCTCCTGACCATTGCAATCTCATATCTCAGTTTTTGGTTCATggattccttttctcttctacacAATTCCAAGAATCTATTCTTG gtttgaacaagtttttggcttTTGGTGGTAATGTGGTGGCTATGGATAAGGACTCGTGTGGAGTGGGGTTCATGGCGGAACTGTCCGGCATGGAGCAAGAAGAGACTAAAAAAGCTTTCTTTATTTTGACTGTAGAGAAGAGAGTAAGCTATTG